Proteins encoded in a region of the Novibacillus thermophilus genome:
- the spoIIIAC gene encoding stage III sporulation protein AC, translated as MNIDVNAIFQIAGIGIIVAMIHTILKQMGKEDWAHWVTLIGFIVVLYMVANLINELFQTIRNVFLFQG; from the coding sequence GTGAACATCGATGTTAACGCCATATTCCAAATTGCCGGCATCGGGATCATCGTGGCCATGATCCATACGATCCTCAAACAGATGGGAAAAGAAGACTGGGCTCACTGGGTCACCCTTATCGGCTTTATCGTCGTGCTGTACATGGTGGCCAACTTAATTAACGAACTGTTCCAAACGATACGCAATGTGTTTTTGTTTCAAGGGTGA
- the spoIIIAD gene encoding stage III sporulation protein AD: protein MDIIQVVGIGLITAVLVITIKEQQPLFAFLLATFVGVAIFLGLIGEISKVIRLLENIANKANIQIVYLETILKIIGIAYIAEFGAQITRDAGQSSIAAKIELAGKILIMVMAIPIITVLVETIMQLLPGS from the coding sequence GTGGACATCATTCAAGTCGTCGGCATTGGTTTGATCACTGCCGTTCTCGTCATCACGATTAAAGAGCAGCAACCGTTGTTCGCCTTTCTGTTGGCTACATTTGTCGGCGTTGCCATCTTTCTCGGCCTGATCGGAGAAATAAGCAAAGTGATCCGCCTTCTGGAAAATATCGCGAACAAGGCGAATATTCAAATCGTCTACCTGGAGACGATCTTGAAAATTATCGGCATCGCCTATATCGCAGAATTCGGGGCACAAATTACGCGGGACGCTGGACAGAGCTCTATCGCTGCTAAAATCGAACTCGCTGGAAAAATACTGATCATGGTGATGGCGATTCCGATTATTACCGTACTCGTAGAGACGATCATGCAACTGTTGCCCGGTTCATGA
- the spoIIIAE gene encoding stage III sporulation protein AE: MPLGTMRRLWLVILTGYCFVFTASVAAAEETTDPREIDESTVQNDLVQKQLEYIETDDIEQYWQRIYDEYNGFLPGSEPPSIFDLILDNREGFDVKGALLGFFEYFLFEIVHNMGLLGTIAVLAVFCMLLQQMQTAFEQNTVSKVAYAVAYLVLIILAINSFAVAIETAQSTIGGMVNFMLALIPLMLTLLGAMGNVVSVTVFHPLIAFLVHVIGTVVYTVVFPLLFFSAVLGMISSYAVQYPLTNLARLLRNVSMSALGIFMTVFLGVVSVQGAATAVTDGVTIRTAKYVTGNFVPVVGGLFAEAADTVVGASLLVKNAVGMSGVIILMFICAFPALKILALALIYSFTGAVMQPLGDSPITQCLDTIGKGLITIFAAMATVGLMFFIAVTIIVAAGNVSVMLR; this comes from the coding sequence ATGCCGCTGGGCACGATGAGGCGATTGTGGCTCGTTATCCTCACCGGATACTGCTTCGTTTTCACAGCCTCGGTAGCGGCGGCAGAAGAAACGACAGACCCACGAGAAATCGATGAGTCGACGGTTCAAAACGACCTAGTGCAAAAACAGTTGGAATACATCGAGACCGATGACATCGAGCAGTACTGGCAACGTATATACGATGAGTACAACGGTTTTTTGCCCGGCAGTGAACCCCCGAGCATTTTCGATTTGATCCTCGACAACCGCGAAGGGTTCGATGTGAAAGGCGCTTTGCTCGGGTTTTTCGAATACTTTTTGTTTGAAATTGTTCACAACATGGGACTGCTTGGCACGATCGCGGTTTTGGCCGTTTTCTGCATGTTGCTGCAGCAAATGCAGACGGCGTTCGAACAAAACACGGTGAGCAAAGTGGCGTACGCCGTCGCCTATTTGGTGTTGATCATTTTGGCGATTAACAGCTTTGCAGTGGCGATAGAGACGGCACAATCGACGATCGGGGGCATGGTGAACTTCATGCTCGCCCTCATCCCCCTGATGTTGACACTGTTAGGCGCTATGGGAAACGTCGTGTCGGTCACTGTATTTCATCCGCTCATCGCCTTCTTGGTACATGTGATCGGAACTGTCGTGTACACCGTCGTGTTTCCGCTGCTCTTTTTTTCCGCTGTCCTCGGCATGATTAGTTCATACGCCGTCCAGTATCCGCTGACGAACTTGGCTCGCTTGTTACGCAACGTCAGCATGAGCGCCCTCGGCATCTTCATGACGGTTTTCCTCGGCGTCGTTTCCGTGCAAGGGGCGGCGACGGCTGTCACAGACGGTGTGACGATCCGTACAGCGAAGTACGTCACAGGCAATTTCGTCCCAGTGGTAGGCGGCTTGTTTGCCGAGGCTGCCGATACAGTGGTCGGGGCCTCTCTCTTGGTCAAAAATGCTGTCGGCATGTCCGGGGTCATCATTCTCATGTTTATTTGCGCCTTCCCAGCACTGAAGATTTTAGCTTTGGCCTTGATTTACAGTTTCACCGGGGCCGTCATGCAACCGCTGGGCGACAGTCCGATTACGCAGTGCCTCGACACGATCGGAAAAGGACTGATCACCATATTCGCGGCCATGGCGACCGTCGGGCTCATGTTTTTTATCGCTGTGACGATCATTGTCGCAGCTGGAAACGTGTCCGTCATGTTGCGGTAG
- the spoIIIAF gene encoding stage III sporulation protein AF yields the protein MSYLASWIQQLVLTVILATFIDLLLPNNTMQRYVRLVMGLVILMLILSPLLSLLQRDWSLEDLMSQGQAAARGELESLPLIQEKAGTLMEKQDEWVSETVKTRIERNIRDGIEQQFDVEVIGVTASLSEGGKHPGVDSVRVTLDPGAHPHGQWEIEPVKPVDIDVEEDREEESEPVSSSIPAWYVRDIREWVSREWHIEDANVQVNIAEEEGS from the coding sequence GTGTCCTACTTGGCATCGTGGATTCAACAACTCGTGTTAACCGTCATTTTGGCGACGTTCATTGACCTTTTGTTGCCAAACAACACGATGCAGCGTTACGTTCGCCTCGTTATGGGCTTGGTCATTTTAATGCTCATTCTCTCACCGCTGTTATCGTTGTTGCAAAGGGATTGGAGTCTTGAAGATCTGATGTCGCAGGGGCAAGCTGCCGCAAGGGGAGAACTTGAGAGCTTGCCACTCATACAGGAGAAAGCTGGCACTCTGATGGAAAAGCAAGACGAGTGGGTGTCAGAAACGGTCAAAACGCGCATCGAGAGAAATATACGCGATGGGATTGAGCAACAGTTTGACGTAGAGGTTATCGGCGTGACCGCTTCTTTGTCGGAAGGCGGAAAGCACCCAGGGGTTGACAGCGTCCGCGTGACTCTCGATCCCGGTGCACATCCCCATGGTCAATGGGAGATTGAACCAGTAAAACCGGTCGACATTGACGTGGAAGAAGACCGAGAAGAAGAGTCAGAACCTGTTTCCAGTTCCATACCTGCCTGGTATGTCCGCGATATACGGGAGTGGGTGTCGCGCGAATGGCACATCGAAGATGCGAACGTACAAGTGAATATCGCGGAAGAGGAGGGATCGTAA
- the spoIIIAG gene encoding stage III sporulation protein AG, which translates to MLKSWWKRLTGETENADEQDHSYGNRPRTLQWLVILGCVGAAFMLFSSFISVRQEVIPAREPPSETGEAAETSALSGDGRPLSIEDYEDKMAAELSGLLEKVVGLEQVSVQVNLKSTEIAVLEKNTVNKKQVTEEEDREGGKRTVTDTNEDRQVVTIQGKQGEEPIVVQRLKPDVKGIMIVAKGVENLEVKSAVLQAVRAYLDVPPHKIAILPKG; encoded by the coding sequence ATGCTGAAATCGTGGTGGAAGCGATTGACCGGGGAGACGGAAAACGCTGACGAACAAGACCATAGCTATGGGAACCGACCGCGAACGCTGCAATGGCTGGTTATTCTCGGGTGTGTCGGGGCGGCGTTCATGCTCTTCTCCTCCTTCATCAGCGTCCGGCAGGAAGTCATCCCCGCGCGCGAACCCCCGTCTGAAACGGGTGAAGCGGCTGAGACCTCTGCACTGTCTGGCGACGGCCGCCCTCTTTCCATCGAAGACTACGAAGATAAAATGGCCGCTGAATTGAGCGGACTCTTGGAAAAAGTCGTCGGCCTGGAACAAGTGTCAGTGCAAGTCAATCTAAAGTCGACGGAAATCGCCGTTCTTGAGAAAAACACAGTGAACAAGAAGCAAGTGACAGAAGAAGAAGACAGGGAAGGCGGCAAACGGACAGTGACGGATACGAACGAAGACCGGCAGGTGGTGACGATACAAGGCAAACAAGGGGAAGAGCCGATCGTCGTACAGCGGTTAAAACCCGATGTAAAAGGCATCATGATCGTAGCTAAAGGGGTTGAAAATCTGGAAGTGAAATCTGCGGTGTTGCAGGCCGTCCGAGCTTACCTCGACGTGCCTCCACATAAAATTGCCATTTTGCCAAAAGGTTAA
- a CDS encoding SpoIIIAH-like family protein, translated as MSKQTVWLVTMLSLMVVLSAYYIVSGPVEPVDDVAATEEDAEVTTQEANPLELALFGSDGDGEEDAEKGADEAETKEEARDSEGEKTEETGTEDDDTPAISGQDYFLAMQTERSAINSELIEKYTDIMTDPQSSEEQAEAASAKLEELRKTIDQVTEMEELIRGQGYNDALVMHEKGKYDITVQTDSLSKKQAVEILELIQEETDVPATYLTISYHP; from the coding sequence TTGAGTAAACAAACGGTTTGGTTAGTGACGATGCTCTCGCTGATGGTCGTCTTGTCCGCCTACTACATCGTCTCGGGTCCGGTAGAGCCGGTGGATGATGTGGCGGCGACCGAAGAAGACGCAGAGGTGACAACACAAGAGGCGAACCCGCTGGAACTGGCGCTGTTCGGGTCTGATGGAGACGGGGAGGAAGATGCAGAGAAAGGAGCAGACGAGGCGGAGACAAAGGAAGAAGCGCGTGATTCAGAAGGAGAAAAGACTGAAGAAACCGGTACCGAGGACGACGACACCCCGGCGATCAGCGGGCAGGATTACTTCCTCGCTATGCAGACAGAGCGTTCTGCCATCAACTCAGAGCTAATTGAAAAGTACACAGACATTATGACCGATCCCCAGTCGTCCGAAGAACAGGCTGAAGCGGCAAGCGCCAAATTGGAAGAGTTGCGAAAGACGATCGACCAAGTGACAGAAATGGAAGAACTGATCAGGGGACAAGGATATAACGACGCCCTCGTCATGCACGAAAAGGGAAAATACGACATTACCGTGCAAACGGACTCCCTCAGCAAAAAGCAAGCCGTGGAAATATTGGAACTCATTCAAG